In Nasonia vitripennis strain AsymCx chromosome 2, Nvit_psr_1.1, whole genome shotgun sequence, a genomic segment contains:
- the LOC100119467 gene encoding uncharacterized protein LOC100119467 has product MKMMLVPLLIVALAAVASAEVSQARPHSNRPGRFLSLPVPQKCANRPKAFQFKGHNYFYSGHVPAHANQKVDWLDARNICREYCMDLVSMETQEENNMIFRLIQQNDVPYIWTSGRLCDFKGCENRRDLEPKSIYGWFWSANREKLAPTNSVPAGWGFNPWSQTGHKKTRQPDNAEFDINGTTESCLSVLNNVYNDGIAWHDVACYHEKPFVCEDSDELLNYVASTNRGIRL; this is encoded by the exons ATGAAG ATGATGCTGGTGCCGCTACTTATAGTGGCTTTGGCTGCGGTCGCAAGCGCCGAGGTCAGCCAGGCGCGACCCCACAGTAACCGGCCCGGAAGATTCCTCTCCCTGCCAGTGCCACAGAAGTGCGCCAACA GGCCCAAGGCGTTCCAGTTCAAGGGCCACAACTACTTCTACAGCGGCCACGTGCCCGCCCACGCGAACCAGAAGGTTGACTGGCTCGACGCCAGGAACATCTGCCGGGAGTACTGCATGGACCTCGTCTCCATGGAGACGCAAGAGGAGAACAACATGATCTTCAGGCTCATCCAGCAGA ACGACgtgccctacatctggacgTCGGGACGGCTCTGTGACTTCAAGGGCTGCGAGAACCGTCGCGACCTGGAGCCCAAGTCGATCTACGGCTGGTTCTGGTCGGCGAACCGCGAGAAGCTCGCCCCGACGAACAGCGTGCCCGCCGGCTGGGGCTTCAACCCCTGGTCTCAGACCGGACACAAGAAGACCCGCCAGCCCGACAACGCCGAGTTCGACATCAACGGCACCACCGAGTCCTGCCTCTCGGTCCTCAACAACGTCTACAACGACGGCATCGCCTGGCACGACGTCGCCTGCTACCACGAGAAGCCCTTCGTCTGCGAGGACAGCGACGAGCTGCTGAACTACGTGGCCAGCACCAACCGCGGAATCCGCCTCTAA